Proteins from a single region of Apostichopus japonicus isolate 1M-3 chromosome 21, ASM3797524v1, whole genome shotgun sequence:
- the LOC139963162 gene encoding uncharacterized protein, translating to MALVSGLYIETRRLRKMEDDEFNRLFNDGAMKSVSKRQQTFVEREWTNSIATMEMSTAGFCFTGEGDNVVCFDCKGVLSSWKAGSVPLAKHLKAFPNCQFARDLVNKRKRDSNLQFDHATAATANTAYDDSDFEDIIRFVEKSFFKSECNRLFSFAKSSTYFSSKPQEIARAGFYCKEDSLDTVKCFACLVEVKTWNCSYRLSVKHKEVSPNCPLLNGLWTGNKLLTEDESKDAEESLQRYAKLPRNSPDLQKESPPKNECSEVGKDKSRAETKTPIKAKRDDPMYATAKHKDYVRENQRMESFSTWPECHFIKPIALAKAGFFKSGEKDEVTCFYCGVGLGYWEPGDDPLEEHGKGNSSCKWLKLLKSKNKVKEAKRKSLNMERHHERDRGDIDGMNIESQRVKSFENTSWPENTPVTIYRLANAGFYFTGIDDEVKCFSCLIIIRDWKQGDSPKGRHKRSSPRCRFVQGIDARNIADVKYVLKSGNSSKRLPLQHRNESNGKDCVTLLKDRANAGVEDKTACSKGYQFERNRLRTFQDFPLSCPVDPYELSASGFYMQNNYAVQCFACFVRIPYSSWKIGDRPINKHRVVSPSCPFVKGLVTGNQKLTKADKLIALRYNIHQKPQSEERVKIQHPLFTSIEARFASFNSWSHSRIVKPSDLANAGFFYSDASDLVTCFCCGCRLENWEPGDIPWKEHQLWSPDCAWLKEQQPPL from the exons ATGGCGCTTGTCTCCGGACTTTACATTGAAACACGAAGATTACGAAAAATGGAAGATGACGAGTTCAATCGGTTATTCAACGATGGTGCCATGAAAAGTGTCAGTAAGAGACAACAGACGTTTGTAGAAAGGGAATGGACGAACAGTATTGCAACAATGGAAATGAGCACCGCGGGATTTTGCTTTACAGGCGAAGGAGACAATGTCGTTTGTTTTGATTGCAAAGGAGTTTTGTCTTCTTGGAAGGCAGGTAGCGTACCTTTAGCAAAACATCTCAAAGCGTTTCCTAATTGTCAGTTTGCCAGGGATCTTGTTAATAAGCGTAAACGTGATTCGAACCTACAGTTTGACCATGCTACTGCTGCAACCGCGAATACGGCTTACGATGACAGTGACTTCGAAGATATAATACGATTTGTAGAGAAATCATTCTTCAAGAGCGAATGCAATCGCTTATTTTCCTTTGCAAAATCGTCTACCTACTTCTCTTCGAAGCCTCAGGAAATTGCAAGAGCTGGTTTTTATTGCAAGGAAGATTCTTTAGACACTGTGAAGTGTTTTGCATGTCTTGTGGAAGTGAAGACGTGGAATTGTTCCTACCGACTCTCGGTTAAGCACAAGGAGGTATCACCAAATTGTCCTCTCTTAAATGGTCTCTGGACTGGCAATAAATTACTAACGGAAGATGAATCAAAAGATGCAGAGGAATCCCTGCAAAGATATGCAAAGTTGCCACGCAATAGCCCAGATCTGCAGAAGGAATCTCCTCCTAAGAACGAGTGTTCTGAGGTCGGTAAAGACAAGTCCAGAGCCGAAACAAAGACTCCAATTAAAGCAAAGAGAGATGATCCTATGTATGCAACTGCAAAACATAAAGATTATGTCAGAGAGAACCAAAGAATGGAATCCTTCTCTACTTGGCCAGAATGTCATTTCATAAAGCCTATTGCGCTGGCAAAGGCTGGGTTTTTCAAATCAG GTGAAAAAGACGAAGTTACTTGTTTCTATTGCGGTGTCGGTCTTGGCTATTGGGAACCTGGTGATGATCCCCTGGAAGAACATGGTAAAGGAAATAGTAGTTGCAAGTGGCTTAAGTTActgaaaagcaaaaataaagTCAAAGAAGCGAAACGAAAATCA TTGAACATGGAAAGACACCATGAGCGAGACCGTGGTGATATTGATGGAATGAACATAGAGAGTCAACGAGTGAAATCATTCGAAAATACATCTTGGCCAGAGAATACTCCAGTGACCATCTACCGACTAGCAAATGCAGGATTTTACTTTACTGGAATCGACGATGAAGTCAAATGTTTCAGTTGTTTAATCATCATCCGAGATTGGAAGCAAGGTGACAGTCCAAAAGGAAGACACAAAAGATCGAGTCCGAGATGCAGATTCGTTCAAGGCATCGATGCGAGAAACATTGCTGATGTCAAATATGTATTAAAATCAGGTAATTCATCAAAACGTCTTCCATTGCAACATAGAAATGAGTCCAATGGAAAAGACTGCGTAACTTTGCTTAAAGATCGCGCTAATGCCGGCGTAGAAGACAAAACGGCATGTTCGAAGGGATATCAATTTGAGAGGAACCGTCTGAGGACTTTTCAAGACTTTCCTTTGTCTTGTCCTGTAGATCCTTACGAACTCTCGGCTTCTGGattttatatgcaaaataatTATGCCGTTCAGTGTTTTGCCTGCTTTGTTCGAATTCCATATTCCAGTTGGAAGATAGGAGACCGACCAATTAATAAGCACAGAGTAGTATCTCCATCATGTCCATTTGTCAAGGGACTTGTCACAGGTAATCAAAAGTTGACCAAAGCGGATAAATTGATAGCGCTTCGGTATAACATACACCAGAAGCCACAGTCCGAGGAACGAGTTAAGATACAACACCCACTGTTTACTTCCATAGAAGCAAGATTTGCATCATTCAATTCTTGGAGTCATTCTAGGATTGTAAAGCCATCCGATTTAGCAAATGCTGGATTTTTCTATTCTG ACGCAAGCGACCTTGTTACGTGCTTCTGTTGTGGTTGTAGACTAGAAAATTGGGAACCTGGAGATATACCCTGGAAGGAACATCAACTTTGGTCTCCAGATTGCGCCTGGTTAAAAGAACAACAACCTCCACTATAG